In the Streptomyces coeruleoprunus genome, CCGGGTTTCAGGCGATGCAGGTCGTTGCGCCAGCGGGCGTCGACATCAGCGGCCTGGGCGTTGAAGTGGCCGTAGGAGCCCCGGAAGGACTGCCCTTCGAAGGCGTGCTGCGGTTCGCGTTCCCGCGTCCAGGATTTACTCCGTGCACATGGCTGACCACCGTGGCCCGGGACGACCTGATCGAGCGGGCGGGCGTGTTGTCCTCCGTGAAGCTCAGCGAGGTTGGAGAAGCCCTCCGCGCCGCTGGAGAGAGGAGGGAGTGGACCCCGATGACGGCTGCCAGGATCAGCGAGATCAAAGATGCCCGCCGTCTCGAAGGACTCGAGTAGCGGACGCCTGTGCTGCCCAGCTCGATCTCGTCGACGACTGACCGCTGCCCCCTCTCCACCGCATTCCAGCAACAAGATCACGATCTACGGCTGGAGTACTGACCCGCCGGCGTCCCTATCCACGGTTACGGCTGCTGGGCGCTCTGCGCATCGGCGGCCGCGCGCTGGGTGCGGAAGTTCTCCCGGTAGGCCTCGAACACCGTGGGGGTGTGGGGAGTGGTGCCGACGGTGGAGTCGTCCCACTTCAGCAGGGCCTCGTCGTTTCCGATGAGGGCGGACTTCGTGTAGGTGTGGCTGCCGGTGAAGACGATCTTCTGGTCGGGGATGCCCTTGTAGGCACCCTCGATGATCATGTACTTGGTGTGGGTGGTCGTCCCGACGCCCTCCGTCGAGTGCAGCTTGTGCAGGGTGACGCCGTAGTAAGGGGGTTCGGCCTTCTGGAGCGAGGACAGGGACTCGCTGTCGGCGTAGCCGTAGACGAGGTCGACGTAGCACCCGGCCTTGTCGAGCTCGTACAGCTTCTTGGCGACCTCGGGCCGGGTGATGCCGCCCTGGGCGAT is a window encoding:
- a CDS encoding type II toxin-antitoxin system PemK/MazF family toxin, which codes for MQRGEVWWVDFDERRPVVLLSDEESSGFQAMQVVAPAGVDISGLGVEVAVGAPEGLPFEGVLRFAFPRPGFTPCTWLTTVARDDLIERAGVLSSVKLSEVGEALRAAGERREWTPMTAARISEIKDARRLEGLE